CAGCTTCTGAATTCGATGCTTTCTTGCTTCATATTCTTTGAAGATAGAGCAATTGTTTTTTATAAAATGATCCATTTTGCCAGTTTGGAATTGGTATATTCTTCCAATTTTCCCAAGTTGATGTGCATGGTTCAAAAAGTATTCTTTAACATTTAATGGTAAATCCTGATTCATCTGCATAGTATAGCACAGTTTCCCACAAATGGTGCAATCCTCGGAGTTCCGAGCGCACTTTCGGCAAAATATATGACTACAAGATGTTATGTAGAAATCCAACATTCCAGCAGTTCGTTGTTCGTGACAGACTTCACAAAATACGTACATCAGCGTAATTGCTTATCAATTCTAAAAAGTACTTGATTTTCCGTGAATGTTTTCTGACCAAGCAGTTAAGTTTGAGGCGCCGAAGGTTTACATGATTTGGATTATGCGCGAAATAAGCCCTACTTCAGAACCAAGGTGGATTagaaatatcaggtggtggataaGGGCCTTTAGGGtaaggtgtatggatattaggaggtgaagtgcttcagagcaaattgacatttcacgacttgacataacaattcTGCGTGCTCTGGTATTAAATTCTGGAATGGCTGGAGGGGagtatagaaaattgtatgcgatttgacgTAACAATACTCAACGATGGCGCCCGGCAAACGCGCTAATAATTTACcttctaaataaacacacctttgtatcaaaccgatccgtttgacagataaatatttGCGCAATCGGTAAAAGTAACCGtattaaccgtagagttggcaaccagatttacacacgtaagttggcaaccggcatacccgggtattccacacgttttgatgcaaaaaagtgacgattttcataggtaaacaatgctttctatattttaatgctgtaagcaagtaatgccgaccagatattctcttctatttcatttatttattaagttttttcattttattataaaaataacgttcaaattgaaatttggaatcgcttgaatttgactcgaaaataagcacaatacgaaaagaggaagaagagaaacgtcattctccatacaaaatgtatggaatacccgggtatgctggttgccaacttacgtggtaaagtttaaaaaaaatcaaaataaaatacttaaaggctgtttaaaattacaatttatgcatcaaaaaatcataaattaaaagttgagagactaaggaaaatttcaggtgaataaaagcaatgaatcaaaagttattgcagttcgaagttgaaaaaaatacccgggtatccggttgccaacttaaaggttaatacacgatgcgcaatctcagattgcgcatatatttatctatcaaacgggtcggttttatctgtcaaacaaaatttatatatctcggacatataatcttaaaaatttatgcgcaatcatggcgcaatctgaaattacTACGTTCTAATACTACGTATTTAAGTAATACGTATTAATACGCGaattgacatatattttgataaaacgaatatatgcgcaatttgagattgcgcatcgtgtattaatacggtaaggctcagccctctacgttgcATTGGAGAAGTGTTACATCGCTTAAAATATTCCCAAGCATATTTTGAAAACAGTTTTGTCATCCACCGTTTTTGACCGACCGTTGCATATTATTTGAATATAAAGTATTTTAAATTGGGATGAAAAACAAGTTAATTGCTTTCAGATAAATCGATACTCACGAGATTAAATTTTTAAAGTATAAGTAAGTAACaggtttaatattttttttttgttgcactatggtttatgaaaaatagtcGAAAGAAAGCTCATAAACACCCTAAAAGCTATCAATTGGAGTAACATTTCCTATGagtagaaaatataaaatattttaaatatttataaataattttattaaatatatgaaatataaccaccgacaaaccgacatgacactggcgttacaaaagtgtcccacacgaaagtaccctaccagcattaaacggctttgaaggcattcagaaggcatttaaggccttagtcgccttagaaggcgaataaagatttcaaccgaaactttcacggctgtaacgggttctcttcgaaatctttcaactttttgattcaaggagaacagatagcttgccgccatcttagcttgtttatatactgaatttgcacctataccaatgtaactgccaaatagagcagtgacaacgcttttggttcttTTGTGATATTGCGGGGCTTGCTAAAACGATATTGTACTTATTTAAAACGatacaatacaataatataatttattaatccTAAATGCCCTTtttgggttcaagccccaaatggaccgtgccgccatacgtaggactgactatcctgctatggggggatcaataagtcaatgaaagccaaacccacaagtagtgtggtacaggcaggccttgatcggcaacggttgttgagccaaaagaagaagaagaagaaatgccCTTTTTGGTGTGACCGTCCCGCTCGACCGCCTTAATCCAAGAGAGCACGATCGTCCTTCCGATCGTGCTGAGTGGCCTCTCGGCTCGCTGAGTGACCAGCCAGTCGGAGCCGAACTGTTTGCGCAGGTTGGCTCACTTATCGCGTTTCGCCCTAAACGCCTCCATAACATCTCCCTCTCTTAAAATGTACGGTACACATCGAACCGACTGGGCAATCTTCTATTTCGAGAAGAGCGTCGTGGTTCCTGTACCTGATACAGCCTTCTGGGACGtgcagttgttgtttttccaaaTGTTTGTGTGGATGCAGCAGGAGGAAACACCGGTACCGTTTGGTGGTCGCTGATGCTTGAAGATAACGGTAAGTCTTCTGGTGGTGACGGTGCAGGTGCAGGTGGATTTAGTACGCGATCCAAATTCCAAGCTTCAAGCAAAACATCTAGAGGTAAGCAAGGCTGAACTACTGTTGAAGATTCTTCTTGCGTCCGCCGACGTAGCTGATGAATATGCCGTCGAATGATCTTTCCATCGGCCGCCCTGACCAGGTACATGACTCTACCTTGTCGCTTCAGAACCGTACCGGTTATCCATCTCCATCCATTCTGGGAATAATGTTTAGCATAAACGTTTTGATTAGGGCAAAATTCTCTTTCTTCTACAGTAGGGCTTATCTGTGGTGGGTTTTGTAATGGTGTTAATAAATCCAGCGGTATTCTTGGGCGTCTACCCAACATGATCTCTGCGGGAGACTTTGATCCTTCCAGACAAGCGTTTGGGGTAGACCTGTAAGTTTGTAAGAATATGTCCAAACTCTCCCGAACCGTGTACCCATCAACTTCGATTTTCGTCATAGCTCGCTTAAAAGTGTCCACAAATCGCTCTGCCTGGCCGTTTGATTGTGGATGGTAAGGCGCCGTTCTAACGTGTATAATACCGCTTTTCttacaaaatcgttcaaattCAATACTGGAGAATTGTGTCCCATTATCAGACACTAGCGTCATCGGCATACCAAAACGTGCGAAAATACTACGAAGAATAGCAATTGTAGACGCTGATGACGTGTTGCTAGTTTGAACTATTTCAGGCCATTTTGAAAAAGAATCCACTAATATAAGATACCACTCTCCCTTTAATGGACCAGCATAATCGATATGAAGGCGTTGCCAAGGAGCTGAAGATTTTGGCCAGCTGGTTTTATCGGTGCTTGGAGGTGATTTGGCGGCTGCCTGGCAGGCATGACACGAATTAACCCATTCAGTAATATCACGATCCATAGATGGCCAGTAAATGTAGCTTCTAGCTAAGGCCTTCATCCTTTGAATCCCCGGATGACCATGATGGATCTGActcaaacattgtttttgtagCAGTTTGGGGATCACTACCCTCTCTCCAAATAAGATACAGTTGTTTACTGCCGACAAGGACTCTCTTCTATCATGGTAACGTGCAAGCTCTGATCCATACGATACGTTTGTTGGCCagcctttttttatatttgtgtaAACCTGTCGTAGTACGGGATCGCTCTGGGTTTTTATCTCAACGTCTCTGAACGTGAGGGGGAATGAACTAATCGCGTTGATAACTACTGCCTCCAAGTCTTCTTCTAGGCTTAGGCTCGCGATCACATATTCTGGCTCTGGCTTTGCATGATTTTGTATAAGACGAGACAGGACATCCGCATTTCCAAACTTGTCTGATTGTATGTATTCCatttcaaaatcataaagCTGTAGCGTCAGCGCGAATCTTTGAAGACGATTTGCTGTATAGATCGGAATCCCCTTTTTTGAACCAAATATTCTAAGCAGTGGTCTATGGTctgtttgtaaaataaagtGTCTCCCAAACagcattttatgaaatttggttACAGCGTATACTATGGCCAATCCCTCTCTATCGATTTGGCTGTAGCCTGTTTCTGCTTTGGTTAGCGCTCTAGATGCGTGCTGTATTACTTTAACGGATCCATCAGAGAAAACATGGCTAATGGTTGCTCCGACCCCTATAGAAGAGGCGTCTGCAGAAACAACAATTTTGGCTCGGGGATCGTAATGTGTGAGAAGCAAATTTGATGATAAAATTTctttaaactttttaaaagctttttcaCACTCAAAGGTCCACTCGAATCTTCCGTCCTTTTTTAAGAGCATGTCTAAAGGATACCTTAACTCGCGCATGTTGGGCACAAACTTGCCATAGTAATTAATGGCACCTAAGAATGATCTTACGCCACTTAAATCGGTTGGTGCTGGTAAGTTGAGAATTGCCGCTATCTTCTCTGGATTTGGTTTAATTCCTTGATGATCAATTATGTGGCCTAGGTATAGAATTTGGTACGTTTTAAAAGAACATTTCTCGGCGCGTATTGTAAACCCGTAGCTTTCGATCCGTTGCAATAGTTTGTATAGATTAGCATCATGTTCAACCTCAGTTTTACCCCCTACTATCACATCATCCATATAACCACACACTCCATTCAATCCAGCTAGCATGGTATCAATAATTTGCTGGAATGCGGCTGGTGCAATCTTTATACCTGGTGGTAATCGGTTGTATGTGTACAAACCACGGTGTGTATTTATTACCAAAAACGATCTgtatttttcttccacttccACCTGAAGAAATGCATCCGATAGATCGATTGTGCTAAAATACTTGCAACCGGCAAGTTTGGCAAAAATGTCTTCGGGTAATGGTAAAGGGTATTCATGCGCCCGTAATGCTGAATTTAGGCCGGTGGAGTAGTCTCCACATATTCTTATAGTTCCATTTGCCTTTCTAACAACCACTATAGGAGCCGCCCATTCCGAATAGTCTACCGGTGTAATAACTCCAAGTTGCTCTAATCTGTCGAGTTCCTTATTCACAGCTTCTTGCATAGCATAAGCGACTGGGCGCTTTGGACAAAAAGTTGGTTGGGTGTTCTCTTTTACTTGCACTTTTATACGTGCCTTGGTGCATAAACCTGATCCCCTAAAAACACTGGGAAACTTGGTTTCTAATTGTTTTGCAATTGGTGTAGCTGTCGAAACAGCTCCACAATATGCATTCATCGGTAACGATCCGAGATCAAATGCGTCGATGATATCTGCACCCAATAATAAGAGATTTACGCAAGCTACGCGGATGGTagctgcttttgttttctctccaacCGTAACAATTCCTTCGAATTCCCCGTCTAAGGGAAGGCTGGCCCCTGAAACTGTTTTTGCTCGTATCTCGCATGCATTTAGAGGAGGTTTGCCTAAGCTTTGCCACAGAGATCTATTTATGATCGTAATATCGGACCCCGTATCGAGTTGTAACCTGGCATTTTTCCCATTTATTAGTACGTTAACGTACTTACGGTTTACCGCGACGGCACATGCATTTACCGTGACGATACGTGTCTCCACCGATGGGCTCTGAcgaaattttcctttttggttcGCGGTATTGCAGTGGCCTTCCCGATGTCCTATTTGTCCGCAATCTTGGCACTTGTGCGATTTATAGCCACAATATTGCACCCAATGTCTGTCGCCACAAAGCCAGCATGGTCGACTGGGATGGGTGTTCCGTGCGGGAGGACGCTGCTTATCATATCTTTGGACATTATTTCTTTTGGGGAATTGCCGGTGCTGAAAACTCGAATTTTTAGCTTTAGTATGTTTGTTAAATatgtttgtatgatttttgttatgcAATGCGAGTACTTGCCGTTCATTTTCTTGAATCATTGCGCTGTCTCTTTTTAGTGCGGCAATGCGACTACAATCCTCTGACAGTTGCTGCAACGTAATCTGCTCTCGATCCTCGATTTTCGCCAACAATCTGGTTCGCACTTCGACGTCTCGTTCTTCTCTTAATCCACAAACGAATAAGAGGCACTTTAGCTGCTCCTCgtcgagcttgctgagctcgAACTCTACGCATGATTTATCTACACGACATGCGTAGGTAAGCAGATCCTCTTCAGGTTTCCTTGTAAGCTGCAAACACTTGTACCTTTTGCTTATCAAGGATTCCTGTACGTCGAACAGCACAGCGAGCTTTGCGATCGTTTCCTTGAATGAAAATTCACTTGAACGTAGGGGCAGGATAAACGACAAATACCGATCATGCTCGGCTGCACCTAGCTTCCTTAAAAGCAGTCGCACTTTTGCTGCATCACTCAGCCGACAAGCATCCTCGTTGAACAGCTCCTCGTACCGGGAAAACCATGTTCTGAAGGTGATGCCAGCTTCAGGATCGAACCGAAATTCCATAATTGAATTTGCTAATGCTTCCGTTGCTTGCTCCGGATTGAAATTTGGCGTAACTACGGGCTGGCTTATTTGCTGGGCCATTATTTTACTAAtaagctgctgttgctgggccATTTGTTGCTGCATCATATTTAGCGTTTGCAGGAGTACGGCGTTATCCACTACAGCTGAGCCCGTTTGCGATGGCGGTTGCACAAATTGCGATGGCGCTGATACCGGCTGCGCTGATGCGGGTCCCAATTGCGATGGCGGATAGAGGTGTCCGTTTGGAGACAACTGATGATGGGACGCTACTTCGTGCACGGAGGGAACGTGCGGCCGCGATGTTCCGGGTTGTTGCATCACCGCCGGGTTGAAAAATCCAGACCGGCCTAAGGATGCACGTCGCTGCTCCTCCTCCGTCGGTAAATCCATCGTTGCATCAGCGGGGTTCATCTTGCGCTTCTTGGGACGTGGTGGCGCAATCCCAGCCAACAATTTCCGAAGGCGCCCCGTGTAAAAAATTTTTACTTTAAGCTTTCCTTAAGTTTTTACACTAGCAGCAGCTAAAGTAAAAACTTTCAGCACGGCACAAACCGACGCACACATTCAAATGCTTGGATTGCTGGTCCTGCTTACGCatacatttgtttttatccCTCCCCTTATATTTTCGGATTGCTGGTTGTAGTAGTGacgctttttctttttgctttatgcacactTTCGCATGCTATTTATTGGTGTTACTCTTTCCACATGCGTTTTGGCACACTCACACTCTGTATACGGCAGGATGCTTCACCCCTTCCAAATGCTGCGGTTGCTTTCTATTACCCttcctctcgttcttccttctACCCTCTGCGCTAGGATATCCTCGACTGGTGCTGCGCGTGTTCAGCCGGCGCCTGTCTGGAAATGACGTCACGGACTGGTGCTGCGCATGTTTAGCCGTATCCTAGGCGTTCTTGAAGTGCGCTCTTCTACGAAAGAGCTGTAATGAAAtctgttgatgaaaattaaccaataattaatccatgttttttataacaaactaaacaatattttgcacaTAGGATTATAGAAACGCTTAcctttatattttaaaaccgGACACCGTTTTCCTTCTGTCGATCGTTTTGCGGGATGTTGGCAACCGTCGATTAACATGCGCGTGCactgtaactttttagacgaCAAGCGTTAGTTGAATGTATCcattgaagcacacacgagGATAAGAAACTTACCTTAGAAATTTAcaaggataaatcattccatatttgaagaagaaggaacacggcACAAAACGTAAACGAGCAAAGTACGGGGCACAAGAAATCACACATCACTCCAACACATCCTTCCACAGtgaaagttctggacagactgaggatgcctaacacccggatgagcgcgatagcagaaaaatcatgggagATCGAGAGAGATGTGTAGTCTCGGTTCAGCGGAATACGCATGCAgatgcatgcgtgtgtgtcacTCGAAGGATATCGGTTTCCCCTTCTCCCGTTTTTCGTTCATAGGCCACACGATCGGCGTTgtgccgtccaaaatctagagaaagaagacatgctctctcgctttggcacacaggaaagttttccaatagCTTCGGTTTTGCTGGTTGGGAttgtgtgggtgtatgtgtgtgagcggGACACGgaagaaaacgaacaaaacgaattaaaaaTTGGTCAGCACTTAACAACACGAAACGATCACATTAACTtttctcgtcgccacttttgtgATATTGCGGGGCTTGCTAAAACGATATTGTACTTATTTAAAACGatacaatacaataatataatttattaatccTAAATGCCCTTTTTGGTGTGACCGTCCCGCTCGACCGCCTTAATCCAAGAGAGCACGATCGTCCTTCCGATCGTGCTGAGTGGCCTCTCGGCTCGCTGAGTGACCAGCCAGTCGGAGCCGAACTGTTTGCGCAGGTTGGCTCACTTATCGCGTTTCGCCCTAAACGCCTCCATAAcaggttccgaaccgagaaagcgtgtgttcaaatccagatttttatgatcttttttctgcgtttatttctttttaaattaattttttcttactataattactttaaacaaaatttatgtgaagcgaaattaaaataataccttttaaaaaaacataataattacactttgttcaccgttcattatcaggatgggagaaatatgtatctcatttttccttttattttagttatcgaaatgagtttgatatattatcacctttcaatgagttggtctttaacaaccgaataatgtagaccatctttaataaagtgaaatagctcagagcttaacgcaagagaacataacatgtaaatcgtgctatcgaatctcacgctcatatctgggaacactacaacagtgcagtgctgaagacacttgtaaggttttcttttgacagttgcaatttcaaatttcaaattaaaagcgaaatttttcattgacatatttcaaaggcatttaattactgctaaatgcactgctgatcgccttcaattcgccggcgattacaaggcgattagaaggcatttaacggaaatttgcgggtagggtacAGTCATTTAccacccaagcgccacagattaagcttaaacgactggaaaattgaatatccataggaaaaaaatgaaagcttcacagcttcattgcccgctgcgcaaattcgagcagttttctgcgtagttttttgcgtcgttttgcgtaaaaaaatacgcaaaaaaatacgctagacttcagccaaaactacgatagccagcgtatttattgcagtttttaggtgcggaacgagcgccatctgttgaaggaatggatgaactatttcagacggtggagcaaaaaaaaaacggccgaaaaattcaaaaatattggcgcccattccttcctcctcctcttcctctaactcccttcccctccctgccttgccttatacttgcgcttcagcccgtgcctttcgccgtcagctaatcagtgtgtatgcgttggtgtatatgtacattgcggttgtgtattgtaattggtgggtgttagcatttatttattcgtgtgtgaccttgacgatgcgggaggagaagctggttcattttgggatttaaagtgttatcggtgtattgatggattattttatttcgtgccgctgctgatgagaccattcgatgcccctgccatttgagggtgaagaagcctatttaaaacaagcgtaggagaacgtctaacactaaactaatatttttttattagaacatgtttgatgcttcaatgaccttctaagcatcatgtagcacggcgtatagtggcaataattttttttttttttattcaggcgTAAcagttttgggtctcgacacacacacgcacacagcgcggggaaagtgaccgttcactctatcatgtcgcgatcccccaccccgcccggcgctttgaatgaggatgcgatacaagaaagctgaaccagccgttctaccgatacggtagccgtaatcgatcatgcggggaggggggggtggtctggtggggaggggaggggggtgcgtgcttgcgttcgcgctttcgtgggtgcgtgcttgcgtttgcgctttcgcgggtacctgcccgcgtacacgcgtacgtgcatgtgtgcgtgcgtgcgtgctcgcgtgcgtttgtgtgtgtgtgtttgtgtttgtgtgtgtgtgtgtgtgtgtgtgtgtgtgtgtgtgtgtgtgtgtgtgtgtgtgtgtgtgtgtgtgtgtgtgtgtgtgtgtgtgtgtgtgtgtgtgtgtgtgtgtgtgtgtgtgtgtgtgtgtgtgcgtgtggaaaccccaaaactatttgattctgatgcgtacattttcatccgctgcggctacaaagtccatgcattttcgatttcgctacctgagagacaacacaactatcggattggcaccacgatctttgcgatcggttctgctgttgggggtgttaaaaaggcacacgatcgaagcaaacgtgcgtgtgatatgtagcaaatttctttcgcgcatatggtgctgcacctgcccgtccagaatctggcggcttgttggtttggaaaagttatcatgacgccgattgaccggcattgccttggaatgggttcggatcggtaggttcatgttttagtcgagtgaattccgtgcatttgtcgcgccacagcggtagacccggcagcaccaaagtcaaaacaaaaaccttccccgagtgtggactgctttgctaagttcttattattattattattattattattattattattatttggcgtaatagtctacgcgatcatgccggccttttcaggacttgagtaccacgtagccggatagtcagcccttgctacggcggacggttcatacgcggttagaacccacgacgggcatgcagatgtgcggaatgatggcggtgttgcgggcccgctcctatccagcgtgcaacttgcatactgccacactgtctcctgctcgatgcatacgctgcaggcagggggaaggatgcacctccacgatagaaaaaacaccgtcatgaaccagcggtggacctaacggttggcggactaggcggtcgccgaagatttttagtctgtagtatgccgtatgtctacaagtggacagattattagcgacaagggtccccggaaagatggtcgttagggctccgtggcgggagaaccatttgcacctcccctccccccatggcgacaacaatgttagggcctgtgaccgatgatcgtaggggtcccatggccaccccccccccatccgctggcaatttaagtatactgttcaatcttccaacagctgtgtgtcagtaccccctcctcaggggcctcaattcgtctttccgcttttcatgaacaccttcctttctttgaccgatggatcataacattccggaagaaattacatttgacgacagacacacgcacactcacaaccatgcgcaggatgcttagcatatctatgtaatccacaacagacgaaagcaaaagcttagtgttatgcttaatgctcagcacgttcagttcgatggcaggccccagggactgccagtgaactttccagtataccggtttcacaatcagcttacgttctagatgccggcggaacggaatgttgatgaaaatcagcgccgggctgaacgtgttagagcgaattagggttctgcgcgttgcacagcaaaccctccatcgtgcGCTAGTGATTCCGTAGCCGTATTTTTACATGGCAtcgattaaactcattgcgcttttttggtttgatttgtgaaaatgcaacttcatcgccgcaatgtttgttaacggcatttttaggcgccacaacagctcgcgagcattgaccacacgcgagaaagagatagcgctatggagggaaaaagcacggacgacggctgacagcgattggccgtctgacgcaccaacacatccaaaccttcggcagcgcgctcaggcgaggggaatgaggtgGAGCCAGGGACgtgcagctcgacgagctgctcgacaaatttgccgttggagagaaaaggaaggcatgataaaattctccgaacgccttgatttcttccgtcgctttgcgcagcgggtggcgtattacaactcatcattatattgctatccttttcttgcaatgtgtttcgacaagtttcatcttataatgacctatatagccttctaactttctgagcaaaaatctatatgaatggtcgtgtggtcagatacgtgggtatcaacaccaacgaccattacccaaatctcacttgcttcagtactggtg
This is a stretch of genomic DNA from Anopheles merus strain MAF chromosome 2R, AmerM5.1, whole genome shotgun sequence. It encodes these proteins:
- the LOC121590367 gene encoding uncharacterized protein K02A2.6-like, whose amino-acid sequence is MNPADATMDLPTEEEQRRASLGRSGFFNPAVMQQPGTSRPHVPSVHEVASHHQLSPNGHLYPPSQLGPASAQPVSAPSQFVQPPSQTGSAVVDNAVLLQTLNMMQQQMAQQQQLISKIMAQQISQPVVTPNFNPEQATEALANSIMEFRFDPEAGITFRTWFSRYEELFNEDACRLSDAAKVRLLLRKLGAAEHDRYLSFILPLRSSEFSFKETIAKLAVLFDVQESLISKRYKCLQLTRKPEEDLLTYACRVDKSCVEFELSKLDEEQLKCLLFVCGLREERDVEVRTRLLAKIEDREQITLQQLSEDCSRIAALKRDSAMIQENERQVLALHNKNHTNIFNKHTKAKNSSFQHRQFPKRNNVQRYDKQRPPARNTHPSRPCWLCGDRHWVQYCGYKSHKCQDCGQIGHREGHCNTANQKGKFRQSPSVETRIVTVNACAVAVNRKYVNVLINGKNARLQLDTGSDITIINRSLWQSLGKPPLNACEIRAKTVSGASLPLDGEFEGIVTVGEKTKAATIRVACVNLLLLGADIIDAFDLGSLPMNAYCGAVSTATPIAKQLETKFPSVFRGSGLCTKARIKVQVKENTQPTFCPKRPVAYAMQEAVNKELDRLEQLGVITPVDYSEWAAPIVVVRKANGTIRICGDYSTGLNSALRAHEYPLPLPEDIFAKLAGCKYFSTIDLSDAFLQVEVEEKYRSFLVINTHRGLYTYNRLPPGIKIAPAAFQQIIDTMLAGLNGVCGYMDDVIVGGKTEVEHDANLYKLLQRIESYGFTIRAEKCSFKTYQILYLGHIIDHQGIKPNPEKIAAILNLPAPTDLSGVRSFLGAINYYGKFVPNMRELRYPLDMLLKKDGRFEWTFECEKAFKKFKEILSSNLLLTHYDPRAKIVVSADASSIGVGATISHVFSDGSVKVIQHASRALTKAETGYSQIDREGLAIVYAVTKFHKMLFGRHFILQTDHRPLLRIFGSKKGIPIYTANRLQRFALTLQLYDFEMEYIQSDKFGNADVLSRLIQNHAKPEPEYVIASLSLEEDLEAVVINAISSFPLTFRDVEIKTQSDPVLRQVYTNIKKGWPTNVSYGSELARYHDRRESLSAVNNCILFGERVVIPKLLQKQCLSQIHHGHPGIQRMKALARSYIYWPSMDRDITEWVNSCHACQAAAKSPPSTDKTSWPKSSAPWQRLHIDYAGPLKGEWYLILVDSFSKWPEIVQTSNTSSASTIAILRSIFARFGMPMTLVSDNGTQFSSIEFERFCKKSGIIHVRTAPYHPQSNGQAERFVDTFKRAMTKIEVDGYTVRESLDIFLQTYRSTPNACLEGSKSPAEIMLGRRPRIPLDLLTPLQNPPQISPTVEEREFCPNQNVYAKHYSQNGWRWITGTVLKRQGRVMYLVRAADGKIIRRHIHQLRRRTQEESSTVVQPCLPLDVLLEAWNLDRVLNPPAPAPSPPEDLPLSSSISDHQTVPVFPPAASTQTFGKTTTARPRRLYQVQEPRRSSRNRRLPSRFDVYRTF